In Ovis canadensis isolate MfBH-ARS-UI-01 breed Bighorn chromosome 11, ARS-UI_OviCan_v2, whole genome shotgun sequence, one genomic interval encodes:
- the CANT1 gene encoding soluble calcium-activated nucleotidase 1 isoform X1, translating to MEAAVGSRAIREGFLAQVPLPFSLMPVQLSNPPEWNESMHSLRISVGGLPVLASMTKAADPRFRPRWKVILPSFVGAAVLWLLYAHRPPPGRPPLPNAHNWKLVQPPAARYNDTYPLSAPQRTPGGTRYRIAVIADLDTKSRAQEENTWVSYLKKGHLTLSDSGDRVAVEWDQGHEVLESHLAEKGRGMELSDLIVFNGKLYSVDDRTGVVYQIEGSRAVPWVILSDGDGTVGKGFKAEWLAVKDEHLYVGGLGKEWTTATGEVLNENPEWVKVVGCRGSVDHENWVSSYNALRAAAGIRPPGYLIHESACWSDTLQRWFFLPRRASHERYSEKEDERRGTNLLLSAAQDFGDITVQRVGAVVPTHGFSSFKFIPNTDDQIIVALKSEEDGGQIATYIMAFTLDGRFLLPETKIGSVKYEGIEFI from the exons ATGGAGGCTGCCGTCGGGAGCAGAGccatcagggagggcttcctggctCAG GTCCCGCTGCCCTTCAGTCTGATGCCCGTCCAGCTCTCCAACCCCCCGGAATGGAATGAGTCTATGCACTCTCTCCGGATCAGCGTGGGGGGCCTTCCCGTGCTGGCGTCCATGACCAAGGCCGCAGACCCCCGCTTCCGCCCCCGCTGGAAGGTGATCCTGCCGTCCTTTGTGGGCGCCGCTGTCCTCTGGTTGCTCTATGCCCACCGCCCCCCTCCTGGCCGGCCCCCCCTGCCCAACGCCCACAACTGGAAGCTTGTCCAGCCGCCTGCTGCCCGGTACAATGACACCTACCCGCTGTCTGCCCCCCAGAGGACACCGGGTGGGACGCGATACCGGATCGCTGTTATCGCCGACCTGGACACAAAGTCCAGGGCCCAGGAGGAGAACACCTGGGTCAGTTACCTGAAGAAGGGTCATCTGACCCTGTCAGACAGCGGGGACCGGGTGGCCGTGGAGTGGGACCAAGGCCATGAAGTCTTGGAGTCCCACCTGGCGGAAAAGGGGCGGGGCATGGAGCTGTCGGATCTGATCGTCTTCAATGGGAAGCTCTACTCTGTGGACGACCGCACCGGCGTCGTCTACCAGATCGAAGGCTCCAGGGCTGTGCCCTGGGTCATCCTGTCCGACGGTGACGGCACCGTGGGGAAAG GCTTCAAAGCTGAGTGGCTGGCCGTGAAGGATGAGCATCTGTATGTGGGCGGCCTGGGCAAGGAGTGGACCACTGCCACAGGGGAGGTGCTGAATGAGAACCCAGAGTGGGTGAAGGTGGTGGGCTGCAGAGGCAGCGTGGACCACGAGAACTGGGTGTCCAGCTACAACGCCCTGCGGGCCGCTGCCGGGATCCGGCCGCCAG GCTATCTCATCCACGAGTCTGCCTGCTGGAGTGACACGCTGCAGCGCTGGTTCTTCCTGCCGCGCCGCGCCAGCCACGAGCGCTACAGCGAGAAGGAGGACGAGCGCCGGGGCACCAACCTGCTGCTGAGCGCCGCCCAGGACTTCGGGGACATAACTGTCCAGCGCGTGGGGGCAGTGGTCCCCACCCATGGCTTCTCCTCCTTCAAGTTCATCCCCAACACCGACGACCAGATCATCGTGGCCCTCAAGTCTGAGGAGGATGGCGGCCAGATCGCCACCTACATCATGGCCTTCACGCTGGACGGACGCTTCCTCCTTCCTGAGACCAAGATCGGGAGTGTGAAGTACGAGGGCATAGAGTTCATTTGA
- the CANT1 gene encoding soluble calcium-activated nucleotidase 1 isoform X3, which produces MEAAVGSRAIREGFLAQVPLPFSLMPVQLSNPPEWNESMHSLRISVGGLPVLASMTKAADPRFRPRWKRTPGGTRYRIAVIADLDTKSRAQEENTWVSYLKKGHLTLSDSGDRVAVEWDQGHEVLESHLAEKGRGMELSDLIVFNGKLYSVDDRTGVVYQIEGSRAVPWVILSDGDGTVGKGFKAEWLAVKDEHLYVGGLGKEWTTATGEVLNENPEWVKVVGCRGSVDHENWVSSYNALRAAAGIRPPGYLIHESACWSDTLQRWFFLPRRASHERYSEKEDERRGTNLLLSAAQDFGDITVQRVGAVVPTHGFSSFKFIPNTDDQIIVALKSEEDGGQIATYIMAFTLDGRFLLPETKIGSVKYEGIEFI; this is translated from the exons ATGGAGGCTGCCGTCGGGAGCAGAGccatcagggagggcttcctggctCAG GTCCCGCTGCCCTTCAGTCTGATGCCCGTCCAGCTCTCCAACCCCCCGGAATGGAATGAGTCTATGCACTCTCTCCGGATCAGCGTGGGGGGCCTTCCCGTGCTGGCGTCCATGACCAAGGCCGCAGACCCCCGCTTCCGCCCCCGCTGGAAG AGGACACCGGGTGGGACGCGATACCGGATCGCTGTTATCGCCGACCTGGACACAAAGTCCAGGGCCCAGGAGGAGAACACCTGGGTCAGTTACCTGAAGAAGGGTCATCTGACCCTGTCAGACAGCGGGGACCGGGTGGCCGTGGAGTGGGACCAAGGCCATGAAGTCTTGGAGTCCCACCTGGCGGAAAAGGGGCGGGGCATGGAGCTGTCGGATCTGATCGTCTTCAATGGGAAGCTCTACTCTGTGGACGACCGCACCGGCGTCGTCTACCAGATCGAAGGCTCCAGGGCTGTGCCCTGGGTCATCCTGTCCGACGGTGACGGCACCGTGGGGAAAG GCTTCAAAGCTGAGTGGCTGGCCGTGAAGGATGAGCATCTGTATGTGGGCGGCCTGGGCAAGGAGTGGACCACTGCCACAGGGGAGGTGCTGAATGAGAACCCAGAGTGGGTGAAGGTGGTGGGCTGCAGAGGCAGCGTGGACCACGAGAACTGGGTGTCCAGCTACAACGCCCTGCGGGCCGCTGCCGGGATCCGGCCGCCAG GCTATCTCATCCACGAGTCTGCCTGCTGGAGTGACACGCTGCAGCGCTGGTTCTTCCTGCCGCGCCGCGCCAGCCACGAGCGCTACAGCGAGAAGGAGGACGAGCGCCGGGGCACCAACCTGCTGCTGAGCGCCGCCCAGGACTTCGGGGACATAACTGTCCAGCGCGTGGGGGCAGTGGTCCCCACCCATGGCTTCTCCTCCTTCAAGTTCATCCCCAACACCGACGACCAGATCATCGTGGCCCTCAAGTCTGAGGAGGATGGCGGCCAGATCGCCACCTACATCATGGCCTTCACGCTGGACGGACGCTTCCTCCTTCCTGAGACCAAGATCGGGAGTGTGAAGTACGAGGGCATAGAGTTCATTTGA
- the CANT1 gene encoding soluble calcium-activated nucleotidase 1 isoform X2: MPVQLSNPPEWNESMHSLRISVGGLPVLASMTKAADPRFRPRWKVILPSFVGAAVLWLLYAHRPPPGRPPLPNAHNWKLVQPPAARYNDTYPLSAPQRTPGGTRYRIAVIADLDTKSRAQEENTWVSYLKKGHLTLSDSGDRVAVEWDQGHEVLESHLAEKGRGMELSDLIVFNGKLYSVDDRTGVVYQIEGSRAVPWVILSDGDGTVGKGFKAEWLAVKDEHLYVGGLGKEWTTATGEVLNENPEWVKVVGCRGSVDHENWVSSYNALRAAAGIRPPGYLIHESACWSDTLQRWFFLPRRASHERYSEKEDERRGTNLLLSAAQDFGDITVQRVGAVVPTHGFSSFKFIPNTDDQIIVALKSEEDGGQIATYIMAFTLDGRFLLPETKIGSVKYEGIEFI; encoded by the exons ATGCCCGTCCAGCTCTCCAACCCCCCGGAATGGAATGAGTCTATGCACTCTCTCCGGATCAGCGTGGGGGGCCTTCCCGTGCTGGCGTCCATGACCAAGGCCGCAGACCCCCGCTTCCGCCCCCGCTGGAAGGTGATCCTGCCGTCCTTTGTGGGCGCCGCTGTCCTCTGGTTGCTCTATGCCCACCGCCCCCCTCCTGGCCGGCCCCCCCTGCCCAACGCCCACAACTGGAAGCTTGTCCAGCCGCCTGCTGCCCGGTACAATGACACCTACCCGCTGTCTGCCCCCCAGAGGACACCGGGTGGGACGCGATACCGGATCGCTGTTATCGCCGACCTGGACACAAAGTCCAGGGCCCAGGAGGAGAACACCTGGGTCAGTTACCTGAAGAAGGGTCATCTGACCCTGTCAGACAGCGGGGACCGGGTGGCCGTGGAGTGGGACCAAGGCCATGAAGTCTTGGAGTCCCACCTGGCGGAAAAGGGGCGGGGCATGGAGCTGTCGGATCTGATCGTCTTCAATGGGAAGCTCTACTCTGTGGACGACCGCACCGGCGTCGTCTACCAGATCGAAGGCTCCAGGGCTGTGCCCTGGGTCATCCTGTCCGACGGTGACGGCACCGTGGGGAAAG GCTTCAAAGCTGAGTGGCTGGCCGTGAAGGATGAGCATCTGTATGTGGGCGGCCTGGGCAAGGAGTGGACCACTGCCACAGGGGAGGTGCTGAATGAGAACCCAGAGTGGGTGAAGGTGGTGGGCTGCAGAGGCAGCGTGGACCACGAGAACTGGGTGTCCAGCTACAACGCCCTGCGGGCCGCTGCCGGGATCCGGCCGCCAG GCTATCTCATCCACGAGTCTGCCTGCTGGAGTGACACGCTGCAGCGCTGGTTCTTCCTGCCGCGCCGCGCCAGCCACGAGCGCTACAGCGAGAAGGAGGACGAGCGCCGGGGCACCAACCTGCTGCTGAGCGCCGCCCAGGACTTCGGGGACATAACTGTCCAGCGCGTGGGGGCAGTGGTCCCCACCCATGGCTTCTCCTCCTTCAAGTTCATCCCCAACACCGACGACCAGATCATCGTGGCCCTCAAGTCTGAGGAGGATGGCGGCCAGATCGCCACCTACATCATGGCCTTCACGCTGGACGGACGCTTCCTCCTTCCTGAGACCAAGATCGGGAGTGTGAAGTACGAGGGCATAGAGTTCATTTGA
- the CANT1 gene encoding soluble calcium-activated nucleotidase 1 isoform X4 translates to MPVQLSNPPEWNESMHSLRISVGGLPVLASMTKAADPRFRPRWKRTPGGTRYRIAVIADLDTKSRAQEENTWVSYLKKGHLTLSDSGDRVAVEWDQGHEVLESHLAEKGRGMELSDLIVFNGKLYSVDDRTGVVYQIEGSRAVPWVILSDGDGTVGKGFKAEWLAVKDEHLYVGGLGKEWTTATGEVLNENPEWVKVVGCRGSVDHENWVSSYNALRAAAGIRPPGYLIHESACWSDTLQRWFFLPRRASHERYSEKEDERRGTNLLLSAAQDFGDITVQRVGAVVPTHGFSSFKFIPNTDDQIIVALKSEEDGGQIATYIMAFTLDGRFLLPETKIGSVKYEGIEFI, encoded by the exons ATGCCCGTCCAGCTCTCCAACCCCCCGGAATGGAATGAGTCTATGCACTCTCTCCGGATCAGCGTGGGGGGCCTTCCCGTGCTGGCGTCCATGACCAAGGCCGCAGACCCCCGCTTCCGCCCCCGCTGGAAG AGGACACCGGGTGGGACGCGATACCGGATCGCTGTTATCGCCGACCTGGACACAAAGTCCAGGGCCCAGGAGGAGAACACCTGGGTCAGTTACCTGAAGAAGGGTCATCTGACCCTGTCAGACAGCGGGGACCGGGTGGCCGTGGAGTGGGACCAAGGCCATGAAGTCTTGGAGTCCCACCTGGCGGAAAAGGGGCGGGGCATGGAGCTGTCGGATCTGATCGTCTTCAATGGGAAGCTCTACTCTGTGGACGACCGCACCGGCGTCGTCTACCAGATCGAAGGCTCCAGGGCTGTGCCCTGGGTCATCCTGTCCGACGGTGACGGCACCGTGGGGAAAG GCTTCAAAGCTGAGTGGCTGGCCGTGAAGGATGAGCATCTGTATGTGGGCGGCCTGGGCAAGGAGTGGACCACTGCCACAGGGGAGGTGCTGAATGAGAACCCAGAGTGGGTGAAGGTGGTGGGCTGCAGAGGCAGCGTGGACCACGAGAACTGGGTGTCCAGCTACAACGCCCTGCGGGCCGCTGCCGGGATCCGGCCGCCAG GCTATCTCATCCACGAGTCTGCCTGCTGGAGTGACACGCTGCAGCGCTGGTTCTTCCTGCCGCGCCGCGCCAGCCACGAGCGCTACAGCGAGAAGGAGGACGAGCGCCGGGGCACCAACCTGCTGCTGAGCGCCGCCCAGGACTTCGGGGACATAACTGTCCAGCGCGTGGGGGCAGTGGTCCCCACCCATGGCTTCTCCTCCTTCAAGTTCATCCCCAACACCGACGACCAGATCATCGTGGCCCTCAAGTCTGAGGAGGATGGCGGCCAGATCGCCACCTACATCATGGCCTTCACGCTGGACGGACGCTTCCTCCTTCCTGAGACCAAGATCGGGAGTGTGAAGTACGAGGGCATAGAGTTCATTTGA